A genomic stretch from Halalkalibacillus sediminis includes:
- a CDS encoding flavin reductase family protein, translating to MISINAASLNKKENYKLLSGSVIPRPIAFVTSMDSEGTLNAAPFSFFNVVSAEPPMIAFSVGRVDGKMAKHTSRNILKNKEFVVHIVDETILHEMNQTAAPYEDGISEVDKVNLTSIDSEKVTVPSLKEPKIRMECRLSQSIPLGKDGVYSNDLLIGEVLCYHFDEAVYEDGKIIAEALNPVARLAGPNYANLGNYQTIARPTDTK from the coding sequence ATGATTTCAATCAATGCTGCTTCCTTGAATAAAAAAGAAAACTATAAATTACTTAGTGGTAGTGTTATCCCCCGGCCAATAGCATTTGTAACCTCCATGGATTCGGAAGGGACATTGAATGCTGCACCCTTCAGCTTTTTTAATGTAGTCAGTGCTGAACCACCAATGATTGCTTTTTCTGTAGGTCGAGTCGATGGAAAAATGGCTAAACATACATCAAGGAACATTTTGAAAAATAAAGAGTTCGTCGTCCATATTGTAGATGAAACAATATTACATGAGATGAATCAAACAGCCGCACCATATGAAGATGGTATCAGTGAAGTAGATAAAGTGAATTTGACTTCGATAGACAGTGAGAAAGTTACTGTACCATCACTGAAAGAACCTAAAATTCGTATGGAATGTCGCTTGAGTCAGTCCATTCCACTTGGTAAAGATGGAGTTTATTCAAATGACCTTCTTATAGGCGAAGTCCTCTGTTATCATTTTGATGAAGCCGTTTATGAAGACGGAAAAATCATTGCTGAAGCACTCAATCCGGTAGCAAGATTAGCCGGACCAAACTATGCAAATTTAGGAAACTATCAAACCATTGCAAGACCGACAGATACTAAATAA
- a CDS encoding AAA family ATPase, with protein sequence MLLKEIKKKATMPSNGFPFQLPVIKEFKSIGLQKPVTIFVGDNGSGKSTLLEAIAYQSNHILVSGETMDIDDTFDAARKLAPHLQLSWSFKSKDGFFFRSEDFTSFMKKTRETRQDLEKDYREIKARDPNSLEALPYARNLGELKNLYGDGLEYQSHGESFLSLFQARMKGKGLYVLDEPETPLSPLKQLSLISLIKEMVEQGSQFIIATHSPMIMAMPNAAIYQIVEGSMEEVAFEEVEHVRVMKDFLDAPERFIKHL encoded by the coding sequence ATGTTATTAAAAGAAATCAAGAAAAAAGCGACCATGCCATCAAATGGCTTCCCTTTTCAGTTGCCAGTGATTAAAGAATTTAAGTCTATTGGCTTACAGAAACCAGTAACAATTTTCGTTGGAGATAATGGTTCAGGAAAATCAACATTGTTGGAAGCTATCGCCTACCAATCTAATCACATCCTGGTAAGTGGAGAAACTATGGATATAGACGATACATTTGATGCTGCTAGAAAATTAGCCCCACATCTTCAGTTATCTTGGAGCTTCAAGTCTAAAGATGGCTTCTTCTTCAGATCTGAAGATTTTACCTCATTCATGAAAAAGACAAGGGAGACTCGTCAAGATTTAGAAAAAGATTATCGTGAAATAAAAGCTCGAGATCCGAATAGCTTAGAAGCGTTGCCTTATGCTAGGAATTTAGGGGAACTTAAAAACTTATATGGAGATGGACTAGAATATCAATCACACGGGGAAAGTTTCTTATCTTTATTCCAAGCCAGAATGAAAGGAAAAGGGTTATATGTACTTGATGAGCCTGAAACCCCACTCTCTCCTTTAAAACAACTTTCACTAATTTCACTTATTAAAGAGATGGTAGAGCAAGGTTCACAGTTTATCATAGCGACTCATTCGCCCATGATTATGGCAATGCCCAATGCAGCTATTTATCAGATTGTAGAAGGTTCCATGGAAGAAGTCGCCTTCGAAGAAGTGGAACACGTCCGAGTGATGAAAGATTTTCTTGATGCGCCAGAACGTTTCATAAAACATTTATAG